The genomic interval AAGCGACGCGACAAAGACGCCCTGCCGATGCCTTCGCGGCAGCGTCGCTGAGGTAAGGGTGGAAAGGACGTAAAACCATGACTGAAGAGCGTGTTGGCGTTTACGTCTGCCACTGCGGCCATAACATCGCCGGGACGGTGGACGTGGAAGCGGTCGCTCAATGGGCACAGACTTTGCCCTATGTGGCGGTCGCCCGCGATTACAGATTCATGTGCTCCAGCCTGGGCCAGGAGCTGATCGAGAAAGACATCAAGGAATTGGGCTTGACACGGGTGGTGGTGGCGGCCTGTTCCCCCCACATGCACGAGCCAACCTTCCGGGGGGTCTCGGCCCGCGCCGGCCTGAACCCCTACCTGATGGAGATGGCCAACATCCGCGAACATGCCAGTTGGGTTCACCGCGACGACATGGCAGCGGCCACCGACAAAGCTAAGGCGCTGGTGGCCGGGGCTGTGCGGCGTGCGTTGGAACTGAAACCGCTGGAACCGTTTAAGGCGGCCATCAAGGAGACGACGCTGGTGGTTGGCGGTGGCATCGCCGGGATCACTGCGGCGTTGGAGATCGCCAACTCGGGTTACCCGGTGATAATGGTCGAGCGAGAGCCGAGCATCGGCGGGCACATGGCCCAGCTGGACAAGACCTTCCCCACGCTGGACTGCTCCGCCTGCATCCTGACTCCTAAGATGTTCGACGTGGGCACTCATCCCAACATCACCCTGCTGACCTACAGCGAAGTGGAGCAGGTTGACGGCTACATTGGTAACTTCACCGTGCGTGTGCGTAAGAAGGCCCGCAAGATCAACACCGATGTATGCACCGGCTGCGGCGACTGCTGGTCGCGCTGTCCGGCCAAGGTGGTGGACGAGGGCTTTGAGGCCGGTCTGGGCTACCGGACGGCAGTGTACCGACCCTTTCCGCAGGCAGTGCCTAAATACCCGGTGATCGATGTTGAAAATTGCATCTACTTCCAAAAGGGCACCTGCCGCGCTTGCGAGAAGTTCTGCCCGACCGGCGCGATCAGCTTTGACCAGGAAGATGAAATCCTCGTTCTCAGCGTTGGCAACATCGTCCTGGCGACTGGCTATAAGACGTTCGATCCCCGCCAGATTCCGCAGTATGGATATGGACGGCTGGCCAATGTCTTCACCAGTATGGAGTTCGAGCGAATGGTCAACGCCGCTGGCCCCACCGGTGGCAAGGTGGTCCTGCGCGATGGCGTGACCACGCCCAAGAGCGTGGGCATCATCCATTGCGTTGGTAGCCGCGATCATCGCTTTAACCGCTACTGCTCGGCGACTTGCTGCATGGCTGCGCTCAAGTTTGCCCACCTGGTCAAGGAGCGCACCGAGGCTGAGGTGTACCAGTTCTATATCGATATGCGCGCCAGCTTCAAGGACTACGAGGAGTTTTATGTGCGTATCCTGGAGGAAGGCGCGCACATGGTGCGCGGGCGCGTGGCCGAGGTAACGGATGCGGCCCGTCAGCCGGGCGAAGAGGGCAAGCTGATCATTCAGGTGGAAGACACCCTGATCGGTCGGCAGCGGCGCATCCCGGTGGATATGGTGATTCTGATGGTGGCCATGGAGCCGCAGGAAGATGCGGTGGAAATCGCCCATCGGTTCGGGATCGGCTGTTCCAACGCTGGCTTCTTCATCGAGCGGCATCCCAAGCTTGACCCAGTGGCGACCATGACCGACGGCATCTTCATCGCCGGGGCCTGCCAGGGACCAAAGGACATCCCGGAAAGTGTTGGCCAGGGGGCAGCGACGGCGGCCCGCGTGTTGAGCCTGATCGGCCAGAAAGAAGTGGAGATCGAACCGATCCGTGCCCAGATCGACGAGTCGCGCTGCTCCGGCTGCCGGGTGTGCAATACCATGTGTCCTTACAGTGCGATCGACTACATCGAGGACCTGGGGGTCAGCCGCGTCAATCCGGCGCTGTGCAAAGGCTGCGGAACCTGTGTGGCAGCCTGCCCCAGCCAGGTGATCAGCGGCCAGCACTTCACGTATGAGGCGATCATGGCTCAAATCGAAGGGCTGCTCTACGACGTGCACGCCGGGAATGGCCATGTGACAGTCGTTGAGCCGCAGCCGGTTGAAGTGGCCTAGGAGGGTGATGATATGGGCAAGACGAACTTCAGTGAACTCAATCCCGCCTGGGGCGATCGGCAGCCGATCATCGTCGGCTTCCTGTGTAATTGGTGTTCCTACCGGGCGGCGGACCTGGCCGGGACCAGCCGTCTGGGCTATCCCTCCACCCTGCGCGACATCCGGATCATGTGCACCGGCCGCCTGGACCCGGCGTTTGTGCTCAAGGCGCTGCGGGAAGGGGCTGATGGCGTTCTGGTCATGGGTTGCCACCCCGGTCAGTGCCACTACCAGGAAGGCAACTACAAAGCCATGCGCCGGATGGCGCTGTTGCGGCGGACGCTGGCCCAACTCGGCGTCCACCCGGATCGCGTCCAGCTAGCCTGGGC from Anaerolineae bacterium carries:
- a CDS encoding hydrogenase iron-sulfur subunit; its protein translation is MGKTNFSELNPAWGDRQPIIVGFLCNWCSYRAADLAGTSRLGYPSTLRDIRIMCTGRLDPAFVLKALREGADGVLVMGCHPGQCHYQEGNYKAMRRMALLRRTLAQLGVHPDRVQLAWASAAQGTIFAEKVAAMTEMVGRLGPLEWRDTVEDPVPQMKVLSLEEVAHG
- a CDS encoding CoB--CoM heterodisulfide reductase iron-sulfur subunit A family protein — protein: MTEERVGVYVCHCGHNIAGTVDVEAVAQWAQTLPYVAVARDYRFMCSSLGQELIEKDIKELGLTRVVVAACSPHMHEPTFRGVSARAGLNPYLMEMANIREHASWVHRDDMAAATDKAKALVAGAVRRALELKPLEPFKAAIKETTLVVGGGIAGITAALEIANSGYPVIMVEREPSIGGHMAQLDKTFPTLDCSACILTPKMFDVGTHPNITLLTYSEVEQVDGYIGNFTVRVRKKARKINTDVCTGCGDCWSRCPAKVVDEGFEAGLGYRTAVYRPFPQAVPKYPVIDVENCIYFQKGTCRACEKFCPTGAISFDQEDEILVLSVGNIVLATGYKTFDPRQIPQYGYGRLANVFTSMEFERMVNAAGPTGGKVVLRDGVTTPKSVGIIHCVGSRDHRFNRYCSATCCMAALKFAHLVKERTEAEVYQFYIDMRASFKDYEEFYVRILEEGAHMVRGRVAEVTDAARQPGEEGKLIIQVEDTLIGRQRRIPVDMVILMVAMEPQEDAVEIAHRFGIGCSNAGFFIERHPKLDPVATMTDGIFIAGACQGPKDIPESVGQGAATAARVLSLIGQKEVEIEPIRAQIDESRCSGCRVCNTMCPYSAIDYIEDLGVSRVNPALCKGCGTCVAACPSQVISGQHFTYEAIMAQIEGLLYDVHAGNGHVTVVEPQPVEVA